The following is a genomic window from Doryrhamphus excisus isolate RoL2022-K1 chromosome 3, RoL_Dexc_1.0, whole genome shotgun sequence.
TTGGCTGAGCTCTGACTCACAGTCCCGGCGGGCCCCCGGGTGGGCTGCGGGCGCTGCGTTGGTGGTGGCTGTCTCACCAGGAGGGGCGGAGGGGAGGGCCCCGGGGCGAAGGGCACACGGCCCCACATCTTGATGACATCGCCCAGGGGTTGGAAGCCCTCGTCGCAGCCCCGCTTCACCAAGAGTGTCATGGTGAAGTAGCCAGCTTGGAACCACTCACACATCTCCACAGTGGTGAAAGGACCTGGTGGTGGTAGGGAGATGAGTTAGATATTACTTTCCAGTATATTACCATGGTCAAACAAAGATGAGCGTCATACCCTGGATCTCTCCTTGTGGGTCTTTGTAGAACCACTTCATGGAGGCCTCGTGCGAAAGCGGCAGAGCAGCTGCAGTGTTCCTactttcctgctgctgctgcagagcCTGCGTAAAACACTCCTCCTCTAAAGAGGTGTCCTGCAGCGATGCCACCATCTTCTCTGCCTCCTAAACATGCACATAAGCCTCAGTATTTTCCTAAACAGGACGGAGTTTTGCATGCTGACCAATTAACAGCATTGCATATTTAGGTGTTCTTGGAGCTAGCTATGCTGTAAGCTAACAACGCATACCTGCTGCAGGTGTTTCATGCCCTCATCATCCTCAATGTCTCCTCCCCCGGATGGGGGGAGGAGGGGAGCAGCAGAAGATGGAGGCGGCGGAGGCAAAGTTGTGGAGGTGGCAGTGTTGGGGCTCGCCTGGGTTTTGGTTCCACTCACTAGAGCCACATCTGACACAAAAACAgttggtgttatttttttttattctctttaCTGCTAATTCACTTTTGGTTGCAAGGGGTGGAGTAGCCGTTTACGTAAACAAGAAAGTAAATAACGGTGGCTGAACAGATTGCCAATCCAATATATATGTGCACATCTTCACTCAGACTGTACAAAGCGACCGCCGGTGTTCAACCTGTAGAGCGAGCAACCTACCTTCACTTGGTGTGCTACTGTCCTTTAAAGGGTGGCTGTTGCTCAGCGGAGTGTTATCCACCATTGGGCCAGTGCTGCTGGGCTGGAGCTCAAGGGATGGAGGGGCACCATGGCTACGAGGGGAGGAAGTAGGTGATGCTGGTTTTGCCTCCCCGTCAACCGCAGTCGAGGTGGATTCTTTACTTTCTATATAGTCACGGGAGGATAGAGGACAGGTGGTAAGAACAAGGCGCATCTCGGACTGTCTAAGGAATCTTCTTTCAAGATGCCAACCCCCCCCctcatttgtgtttttcattccCTTGCAGTGCAGGTCCCCCTTTAAGGTTTgcagctttttatacaagactcttcGTGTTTTTTGTCACTCCTGTTGACCTCCTGTTTTGTGCACTTTTTGCGGTGTGATTCACCAGTTTCACCGCCTGAGCAGCTCTACCCCACTTGCTGCCCAGCCTTTCTTCTCCGAGGATTCCCTTCACCCAATTCAAGACCTCCTGCGTAAATAAATGTCCCACACTAAAACTAATCTAAAACTGCATTTGAGTTCAGTCTATGATCTCAGTATGAACCTGACAGCTTCTTACCTTTGTCATTGTCGCCATCACCAGAGTTCCTCTCAATCTCAGCAAGaatttcctcctcttcttcctcctcaatTCCCTTGAATTCTAATTCCTCCTCCAGGATGGCATCTTTGCCACCCTTCTGAGATAGAATAgcaaatgcagaaaaaaattattgtttattactgtggatatgttttttaaatgtaccaaAGCATTCCATTAAATGTGTCCTGACACTCACCTTCATTGGCATGAATGCTCCAGAGGAGTCAAAAGTTCCCATTTCCCCATCCTCCTCATCAGTACACCACTCAGGCAAGCCGTCCCGGTCATCCTCCAGCCCCTCGCTACCGGCACGCCGCCGTCCACCACCGTGCCCCTCTGAGTCCCGGAAGTCGAAGTCAAACTTGCGACGGCGACTCTCACCCGGACCAGCATGGTCCCGCCAGCCTGCTGAGCGCGGACCACCATCTGACATGGATAGAGCCACaactataataattaattattaattaataataaacaatatagaAGAAAGTACAACTACTAATTAATTACTGTTCATCATACCGTCCCTGCGGGGTCCAGCCTGTCTCCAATTGGTTCCTGGCTCCCCCTCCTCTGCTTCTTGCTCCTCCCGAAGGGTGCGCCAGTTATCACTGTCAGCCCTTGTGTACTCCTTCCTCCCAGGGCCCACGGGGCCCTCCTCAAAACCAGGACGCCCCACCTCCCGTCGGAGCGGCTTCTCAAATCGACGCTCACCCCTGAAATTTATGTAAGTTGCATTGTACTTTTTTCCCTTTCTTAAAAAGCCAAGATTCATTGTAGGCGTCTGTGCCAGCTTCCTTACCGATCGTCCCAGCTCTGGCTACGATGTATCTCTCGTGAGCTGCGACCAAAACCCACCTCCACATCTTCAATACTTCTTTGGTAGAATCCACCTTCACCGCGGCCCCGGCCtgcacacaaccacacacacacaaacacactcaggGAGGTGTGGCTGGACAAAGGGAAGCTAAGAGGAAGTTTGCTCCATCAAGATGGTGGAGAAACAGGAGGAAACAAATACTTTGCAGTTGGCTTGAATTGTTTTAGAGTCCCTGGATAACTGCCATTAAATGTTTCCATGCACTAAATTAGTCAGATTACTAAAATGATTCAGTTTGTCAATTTTTCACGCTGGTGTTCCTTGTTGTTTTGGGCTTGTTGTCAGAGAGCTTGGAGCTCGTTTCTCATGCAAAACCTGGCAACTGCAAATGTGCATAAGAAGGAATTGTACAAGCTATCTAGTGCCTATAGCTATATCTGTTGAAGTGATATCAATTACCTGCCAGACACAACTGGCAGGTATAACTGGCAGTTATAATAAAACGTATGACCTGGGTGGCTAGCAGCTTGCAGAGAAACAATACAGGCCAATGTAATGTGatggatactttttttttgcgacCCCTCAGCTTCCTCCAATCATATGTAATGTACTTTGTCTTTAATAGCCACAAATGGTAGACACAGTTGTCTGTTTTTCTCCACATTAATAAGTGACCAAGCAACAATTTAGATTGCAGTTAGAGTTACATCTACCAAACACTACATTAGCATGAACAGATAAGCAACAGCCACTGAACATTGACACATATTAAGCTTAACAACGACTAGCATTGTGCATAAAGCAGGCATTTAGCAATTTCTAGGTGTATAttcatgcaatatttttttagtgcatgtaaacacaCTGATTGCAGTTCCAGCCGATGCTTTGGACAGCGTTTCCATTTGATCTCCAAGGTACAGTATGTGCATTTGTAACAATTGCAATGAGGCCGACAAAGTGTTTGCTATATTTGAAGGTTTTACAAAAGCATGATGTCACCTCTGCCGACTCTCGGGGCGCCTCGTCCTCGAGTAACTCCGGCCGGGGGAGGCCCGCCCATCCCCTTTCCCATGAGTCTCAGTACGGCCACGCTGTTCACAGACATGGAGAAGTTCCTCTGCAAGGGGGAGAGTGGGTAAAAGAGCGCAAGGAGGAGGAATGTCAGGAATGTCAGCCAACGGAAAGGCCCACTTCAGAGCCGAGTGTGGAGCTGCGGTTTGTGTTTGAGGCAGACCTGCTCCTCCTCAGTGAGAGGCACCAGTGCCAGCGGCTGCATGGGCTCATCTTGCAGAATAGCAGCAAACTCCTTATCCTGCATGTCCTCTGGGAcctaacaataacaacaacaacaacaacaacgatgcCTTCAGGGAACACCAAgcattaaaaagcaaaatgttTACAATGTAATCATTCATGTTGAAGCATTCCATGTTAGGAGCTCTGCGTGTTCATACCAACCTTGTTGTCTTTGATATAAAGTGCTAACATCTCCTCTCGGCCGTAGCGGTAGTCGGCCAGCTTGTACTTTGGCATGgcaggggagggagggggggacgtCACACTCCCCCCACTGGACAGTGCACGGAGCCTGGAGTAGGACGGGACAGTTAGTATAAAACATCCTTTGAATAAGAATTAACCACATttacccaaatatttcaacaaatgGCAGCAAATGTAAGGTTTTTACAGTTTGGGGTACAGgtcttatatataataatatcactCATAAATAGTCTGGCATGAACTCTCCTGTGTGAATGGTGCACAAGGGAAGGGGCTATTGTGTAAGTTACCTCTGAATTATACAGAAAACACCCATCTAGCAAGAAGAACCATATACTTTATATTCTGTGAGGAATCAAGCATCCTCCCACATACACACTCAGCTTCATAATGTATTAGCTTTCCAATTTGAcggtttcattaaaaaaaaaaaaaaaaaagagtggaaaaaaagctgtTACGAGAAGGGCCAGCTTCCAAGGCCTGGAGCTGAACAATGGCTCCATTCACTTGCCTCTAAGACGAGCATTACTGACTCACAGCACCACATCTAAACCATATGTACCTCTGAGAGCCGTGGAGGTGGGTGTAGGGTGCCAAACAGGGAGACTGTGCCGTAGACAGCAAAGTGAAAATGAATGCGCACAGAATAAATAGTCTGCTCGGTACACATTAGAAATACATTCAGCGCCATGCTTCATGTACAGAgcggggcgaggggggggggggggggggctttttaaGTAAATGTAACTGACGAAACGAT
Proteins encoded in this region:
- the gigyf1a gene encoding GRB10-interacting GYF protein 1 isoform X1; translation: MTAETLNFGPEWLRALSSGGSVTSPPPSPAMPKYKLADYRYGREEMLALYIKDNKVPEDMQDKEFAAILQDEPMQPLALVPLTEEEQRNFSMSVNSVAVLRLMGKGMGGPPPAGVTRGRGAPRVGRGRGRGEGGFYQRSIEDVEVGFGRSSREIHRSQSWDDRGERRFEKPLRREVGRPGFEEGPVGPGRKEYTRADSDNWRTLREEQEAEEGEPGTNWRQAGPRRDDGGPRSAGWRDHAGPGESRRRKFDFDFRDSEGHGGGRRRAGSEGLEDDRDGLPEWCTDEEDGEMGTFDSSGAFMPMKKGGKDAILEEELEFKGIEEEEEEEILAEIERNSGDGDNDKESKESTSTAVDGEAKPASPTSSPRSHGAPPSLELQPSSTGPMVDNTPLSNSHPLKDSSTPSEDVALVSGTKTQASPNTATSTTLPPPPPSSAAPLLPPSGGGDIEDDEGMKHLQQEAEKMVASLQDTSLEEECFTQALQQQQESRNTAAALPLSHEASMKWFYKDPQGEIQGPFTTVEMCEWFQAGYFTMTLLVKRGCDEGFQPLGDVIKMWGRVPFAPGPSPPPLLVRQPPPTQRPQPTRGPAGTVSQSSANIEDGKGWMQKGGKMDRQGTGNLDQERLKKQQELAAAALYQQLQQQQLFQLINRCSEQSMMPSMNRSMSVPDTGSMWDMHTSASQPSGGEASLWDITMNPSTQGPTLEQLQKLQERRDAELRAKREEEEQRKRREEKRRQQEEQKRREDEELFRRKQCRQQQELIMKLLQQGPQQGPGAGSSSWSGASSSGLSKTGKSQTLTLLEMQQETERLLKQQQQQRAQQQRDRHSCLSMGSASIGGQWADGIGIWGGPGGMEGKSGSSGMGMWEEAVKNQASLRGNSNNNLGLKNSRSSPSLSDQYMMRRKRTDEEEKLLKLLQGMKPQDGFTTWCEQMLHALNASANNSSSPLDVSTIVTYLKEVESPYAVLDFIRSYLGDTVEAKEFAKQFLERRAKQKANQQRQQQQLSKEVAGLNMNFPLQDSMRGMNPSSLQSMFQANHMGKASLYDNQGGKMKKKQPMMLHPDPSILGYSFHNTAECLSLNEMEMVEDY
- the gigyf1a gene encoding GRB10-interacting GYF protein 1 isoform X2; the protein is MTAETLNFGPEWLRALSSGGSVTSPPPSPAMPKYKLADYRYGREEMLALYIKDNKVPEDMQDKEFAAILQDEPMQPLALVPLTEEEQRNFSMSVNSVAVLRLMGKGMGGPPPAGVTRGRGAPRVGRGRGRGEGGFYQRSIEDVEVGFGRSSREIHRSQSWDDRGERRFEKPLRREVGRPGFEEGPVGPGRKEYTRADSDNWRTLREEQEAEEGEPGTNWRQAGPRRDDGGPRSAGWRDHAGPGESRRRKFDFDFRDSEGHGGGRRRAGSEGLEDDRDGLPEWCTDEEDGEMGTFDSSGAFMPMKKGGKDAILEEELEFKGIEEEEEEEILAEIERNSGDGDNDKESKESTSTAVDGEAKPASPTSSPRSHGAPPSLELQPSSTGPMVDNTPLSNSHPLKDSSTPSEDVALVSGTKTQASPNTATSTTLPPPPPSSAAPLLPPSGGGDIEDDEGMKHLQQEAEKMVASLQDTSLEEECFTQALQQQQESRNTAAALPLSHEASMKWFYKDPQGEIQGPFTTVEMCEWFQAGYFTMTLLVKRGCDEGFQPLGDVIKMWGRVPFAPGPSPPPLLVRQPPPTQRPQPTRGPAGTGNLDQERLKKQQELAAAALYQQLQQQQLFQLINRCSEQSMMPSMNRSMSVPDTGSMWDMHTSASQPSGGEASLWDITMNPSTQGPTLEQLQKLQERRDAELRAKREEEEQRKRREEKRRQQEEQKRREDEELFRRKQCRQQQELIMKLLQQGPQQGPGAGSSSWSGASSSGLSKTGKSQTLTLLEMQQETERLLKQQQQQRAQQQRDRHSCLSMGSASIGGQWADGIGIWGGPGGMEGKSGSSGMGMWEEAVKNQASLRGNSNNNLGLKNSRSSPSLSDQYMMRRKRTDEEEKLLKLLQGMKPQDGFTTWCEQMLHALNASANNSSSPLDVSTIVTYLKEVESPYAVLDFIRSYLGDTVEAKEFAKQFLERRAKQKANQQRQQQQLSKEVAGLNMNFPLQDSMRGMNPSSLQSMFQANHMGKASLYDNQGGKMKKKQPMMLHPDPSILGYSFHNTAECLSLNEMEMVEDY
- the gigyf1a gene encoding GRB10-interacting GYF protein 1 isoform X3; this encodes MTAETLNFGPEWLRALSSGGSVTSPPPSPAMPKYKLADYRYGREEMLALYIKDNKVPEDMQDKEFAAILQDEPMQPLALVPLTEEEQRNFSMSVNSVAVLRLMGKGMGGPPPAGVTRGRGAPRVGRGRGRGEGGFYQRSIEDVEVGFGRSSREIHRSQSWDDRGERRFEKPLRREVGRPGFEEGPVGPGRKEYTRADSDNWRTLREEQEAEEGEPGTNWRQAGPRRDDGGPRSAGWRDHAGPGESRRRKFDFDFRDSEGHGGGRRRAGSEGLEDDRDGLPEWCTDEEDGEMGTFDSSGAFMPMKKGGKDAILEEELEFKGIEEEEEEEILAEIERNSGDGDNDKESKESTSTAVDGEAKPASPTSSPRSHGAPPSLELQPSSTGPMVDNTPLSNSHPLKDSSTPSEDVALVSGTKTQASPNTATSTTLPPPPPSSAAPLLPPSGGGDIEDDEGMKHLQQEAEKMVASLQDTSLEEECFTQALQQQQESRNTAAALPLSHEASMKWFYKDPQGEIQGPFTTVEMCEWFQAGYFTMTLLVKRGCDEGFQPLGDVIKMWGRVPFAPGPSPPPLLGNLDQERLKKQQELAAAALYQQLQQQQLFQLINRCSEQSMMPSMNRSMSVPDTGSMWDMHTSASQPSGGEASLWDITMNPSTQGPTLEQLQKLQERRDAELRAKREEEEQRKRREEKRRQQEEQKRREDEELFRRKQCRQQQELIMKLLQQGPQQGPGAGSSSWSGASSSGLSKTGKSQTLTLLEMQQETERLLKQQQQQRAQQQRDRHSCLSMGSASIGGQWADGIGIWGGPGGMEGKSGSSGMGMWEEAVKNQASLRGNSNNNLGLKNSRSSPSLSDQYMMRRKRTDEEEKLLKLLQGMKPQDGFTTWCEQMLHALNASANNSSSPLDVSTIVTYLKEVESPYAVLDFIRSYLGDTVEAKEFAKQFLERRAKQKANQQRQQQQLSKEVAGLNMNFPLQDSMRGMNPSSLQSMFQANHMGKASLYDNQGGKMKKKQPMMLHPDPSILGYSFHNTAECLSLNEMEMVEDY